Proteins from a genomic interval of Liolophura sinensis isolate JHLJ2023 chromosome 3, CUHK_Ljap_v2, whole genome shotgun sequence:
- the LOC135463310 gene encoding solute carrier organic anion transporter family member 3A1-like: protein MASQSADEQFVPLENDEEGAFKKATLYSETDTNPSMRCGMFCFSPSWLQVFSNMRSFSMYYGVCSLVTSALTAYLTSQVTTLEKQYGLSSSETGLLLSMNDIGFLVFVLIISLFSRYSNKPKILGIGVLVFGLSAILSALPHFAVPGLLVKDVSATNSSQERQLVPKSSQRLGDVTLCSDNNELLHGESSWNISADSERTCSSRNVENQSTSKFLVLFLISVGLFLQGMAKAPRLPVTYSFIDDNVVRTKTGLFAGVIGFLAIFGPTIAFIVGARVSRIYVTLEDVPFSRSDPRWVGAWWLGFVIFGSAAILLSGPLFMFPRKMRINSRNSDRQRLARQQQQSVDKKMAALQQIKDIPGAFRRLLTNYNFMSILIAGSLDMMAMAGGLAFAPKYLEVFFGLSIYKANMLQGITTFIAGAVGMLTGGFLVSKLKLSLAGCLKLIVVVRLISSLSSGVALLLNCPEVEVVGMSHLSFKPKRIGKGTACT, encoded by the exons ATGGCATCTCAGTCTGCAGACGAACAATTCGTACCACTTGAGAATGACGAGGAAGGAGCTTTTAAAAAAGCGACTTTGTACTCTGAGACGGACACAAACCCAAGCATGCGCTGTGGGATGTTTTGCTTTTCGCCATCGTGGCTGCAAGTGTTCTCCAACATGAGGAGCTTTTCAATGTACTACGGCGTGTGTAGTTTGGTGACGTCAGCTCTGACGGCTTATCTGACGTCACAGGTGACGACGCTGGAGAAGCAGTACGGTCTCAGCAGTTCGGAGACCGGTTTGTTACTCAGCATGAACGACATCGGCTTCCTCGTTTTCGTCCTCATAATCAGCCTCTTCTCGCGCTattcaaacaaaccaaaaatccTTGGAATCGGTGTCCTAGTATTTGGACTCTCCGCCATATTAAGCGCTTTACCGCATTTTGCCGTACCAGGGTTACTCGTCAAGGATGTCAGTGCCACTAATAGTTCCCAAGAACGGCAACTCGTCCCAAAATCTTCTCAGAGATTAGGTGACGTCACTCTCTGTTCGGACAACAACGAGCTGCTGCATGGAGAATCGAGCTGGAATATCTCTGCGGATTCAGAAAGGACATGTTCCAGCAGGAATGTCGAAAATCAATCTACGTCCAAATTCTTggtattatttttaatatcagTGGGATTGTTTCTTCAAGGCATGGCTAAAGCGCCCCGACTTCCGGTCACGTACTCGTTCATAGACGACAACGTGGTAAGAACGAAAACAGGCCTATTCGCCG GTGTCATCGGGTTTCTGGCGATATTTGGACCCACAATCGCCTTCATTGTTGGTGCTCGCGTGAGCCGAATCTATGTGACCTTGGAAG ATGTCCCTTTTTCTCGAAGTGACCCCCGCTGGGTCGGAGCCTGGTGGCTGGGATTCGTCATTTTCGGCTCGGCCGCCATACTGTTATCGGGCCCACTGTTTATGTTTCCTCGGAAGATGCGGATCAACTCGAGAAACTCTGACAGACAGCGTTTggcaagacaacaacaacaaagcgTTGACAAAAAGATGGCAGCCCTTCAGCAAATCAAAG ACATACCTGGCGCTTTTAGGAGATTGCTGACAAACTATAATTTCATGTCGATTCTGATCGCTGGATCCCTTGACATGATGGCCATGGCGGGGGGTCTAGCATTCGCTCCCAAGTATCTGGAAGTTTTCTTCGGCCTGTCCATCTATAAGGCTAACATGTTACAAG GCATCACCACCTTCATCGCCGGTGCCGTCGGAATGTTAACCGGGGGGTTCCTGGTTTCAAAGCTTAAGTTGAGTCTGGCGGGTTGCTTGAAGCTAATAGTGGTCGTACGGCTGATTTCCAGTCTGTCCTCCGGCGTTGCCCTACTGCTGAATTGCCCGGAAGTGGAGGTTGTGGGGATGTCGCACTTAAG ttttaaACCTAAACGTATTGGCAAAGGCACAGCATGCACATAA